The genome window CGAACTCGGTGTCCTCGCCGGCCTCGGCGTCCCGGTTGAACGTCGCCAGGGTGGCCTTCAGTCCGTCGGCGTCCACGCCGATCTTCCCGGCCAGTTCCTCCACGGTCTCACCCTTGACCAGGTAGTCCGCCGCGTAGAACAGCTGACGCGGGATCGGCGTGGGCTTGGCGAAGCCGATGCCGTACTTGCGCATCAGCTTCTCATCGCCCACGATCCACGCGAACACCTCACGCTCGCCGGACATGTGGTCCAGCATCTGCCGGCCGAAGTCGTGGTAGCTCAGCGCCTCGTTGCCGAAGCGCTTGCCGTGCTGGTCCACCGTGATCATGCCGGGCAGGCCGATCTGGCGCAGGTGCGGGAAGAGCCGCTGGGCGCGCGTGACCAGGTCCTTGAACACCGTCACCGGGGCCCAGGAGCCCGGAGAGGAGACGTCCGCGTTGATCCCGCCCGCCCACGGCCATCGCCATTCGGGCCGAGGAGCCGTCGTGGCCCTGGGTCGGGGTGAAGTGCTCCCCGCCGTTCGCATCGTGCGGGAAGTACTGCTTCCGCAGCTCCGCATCCCCGGAGAACCCGCCGCCGGCCAGCACCACACCGAGCCGTGCCTGCACGGTGCCGGCCCGCTTCCCGGACAGGACCGCACCGGTGACGGCGCCGTCGTCGTTGGTCACCAGCTCCTGAACCGGAGTGGAAGTCCACACCCGCACCCCGGCGTCCAGCGCGGAGGCGACCATGCGGGTCATCAGCGCCGAGCCGTTGGTGCGCTTGAGCGGCTGGCCGAACAGGGCGGTGTCCACCCAGGTGCGCAGCAGCTTCGAGGCGGTGTAGGTGAAGGCCTTCACCGACTGGTTGGCCTTGAGGATGGTGGCCATGTCCGGGCCCACCTGCGGCATGTACCCGAACACGGTGTAGGAGCTCAGGTACGGCTGCAGCTCCTTGCGCCGGGACCCGAGCATCCGGATGTCCGCATCCGAGGGCAGGATCGCGCGCCCACCGAGCTTCGCCCCGGGCAGGTCCATCTGGTAGTCCGGGGCCTTCTCCGGGTAGGAGAACACCACGGAGGTGTTGTCCTCGAAGAAGTCGATGGCCTCCGGCACGGTGTCCAGGAACCCGGCCACGCCCTCTTCGTTGTAGTAGTCGCCGGACAGCGCCTTCAGGTAGGTCTCGGCCTCGGCCCGGGTGTCCCCCGTGGCCGCGGTGCCCTGCGGGTTGCCCGGCACCCAGGACCAGCCCGCGGACAGGGCCGTGGTCCCGCCGAAGTGCTCGGACTTCTCCGCCACGATCACGTTCAGCCCGTCATGGGCGGCCCGCAGGGCGGTGGCCATCCCGGCGGCGCCGGAGCCGACCACCAGGACGTCGCACTTGTGGACGGTTTCAGTTCGCTCTGCGGCGGGGGTGTTCTCAGTCATGTGTTCTCCAGAGGTCGGAGAGGCGTTCGAGGTCGTCGCCATGGTCAGATCCGGCCGGTGCCCTTGAGGTAGGGCTCGCCGAGCTCGGCGATGGGGGTGTGGGCGGTCTCCCGGGAGGAGAAGCAGGCCACGGCGGCGATCAGGGCCACCACGCAGCCGAAGATGGCCACGGGGACCCAGCCGAACGTGCCGGCGCCGAGCAGCATGCCGCCGATCATCGGGCCGAAGCCGGCCACCATCAGGCCCAACTGGTTGCCCATGGCCATGCCGGTGTAGCGGACCGGGGCGGCGAACAGCTCGCCGAAGAAGGAGGTCCACACGCCGTTGAAGCCGGAGTACAGCACGGTCATGAACAGGAACGAGGCGGCGAACACCAGCCAGATGTTGCCGGTCCCCAGGGCCAGGAAGTACACGAAGATGCTCACGGAACAGCCGATCATGGCGGTCAGCATCAGCTGTTTGCGGCCGATCCGGTCCGAGAGCTTGCCGGCGAACGGCATGAACACCATGGACAGGCCCACGGCCACCGCGTTGACGGTGAGGATGTCCGTGCGCTCGAAGCCGCCGTGGTCCACGGCATAGGACAGCCCGAACACGGTGAAGATCGTCTGCATCACGGAGAACGCGGACATCAGCAGCACGCGGAACACGTCCCCGCCCTGGTACTTCAGCACCTCACCGGCGGGCAGCTTCTTGACCTCGCCGGCCTCGGCCACCTCCTCCTCGAAGACGGGGTCTCGTCCAGCTTGGTCCGCACGTAGAAGGCGATGGCCAGCACAAAGATGGACAGCAGGAACGGGATCCGCCAGCCCCAGCTCATCAGGTCCTCCTCCGGCAGGGCCGCGATGGGGATGAACACCACCGTGGAGAGCACCATGCCGGCCGCGTAGCCCATCATCACGAAGGAGGTGAAGAAGCCGCGGCGGCCCTCAGGGGAGTGCTCGATCGTCAGCGAGGACGCCCCCGCAGACTCGGCGCCGGCGGAGAAGCCCTGCGCCAAGCGGGCCACCACGAGCAGCACGGTGGTCCAGATGCCGATCGAGTCGAAGGTCGGCAGCACGCCGATCGCCAGCGAGGCCAGGCCCATGATCATCAGGGTCACCAGCAGCACGTTCTTGCAGCCCAGCCGGTCCCCGAAGTGGCCCATCACCAGGCCGCCGAGAGGACGGGCGATGTAGGCCACGCCGAACGTGGCGAAGGAGGCGATGGCCGCGATGGCCGGGTCGCCGCCCGGGAAGAACAGCTGCGGGAACACCAGCGCCGCGGCGGTGCCGTAGATGAAGAAGTCGTAGTACTCCATGGTGGAGCCCAGGAAGGAGGCCAGGGCAGGTGATCAACTACAACCAAGCTGCACCGCGAAATCGACTAACCCGGTCCCTCCTCTTCTGACGCGACAGGACTCCGAGTCGACTTGTAGAGGTGTTCCCAGAGGATGTCATGAGTCTTCGTAGGCAACCGCTCCGGCCATGTCGCGGCCGGCGATATACCCGAAGGTCAGGGCCGGCCCCAGATTGATGCCGCCCGCAGGATAGTGTCCTCCCATGACTGAGTTGTGGTCGTTCCCTGCTACATACAGTCCGGGGATGATGTTCCCCTCGTCATCTAGAACTCGCGCACGCCCGTCCGCTTCCAAGCCGGCGAAGGTTCCGAAGCTGCCCGGTAGCACCTTGACTGCGTAGAATGGGCCTTTCTCAATGGGTCCAAGGGATGGGTTGGGACCAACCTGCGGATCGCCTCCGTATCGGTTGAACTCAGTCTCGCCTCGGCTGAAGTCCGGGTCGATGCCCAAGCGGGCGTGTTCGTTGAACCGTCTCACGGTTTGGGTCAGTCCAGCTGGGTCGATCCCGCACTGCTCGGCGAGCTCTTCCAAGGTACGGCCCCGCTTCAGGTATCCCGAGCGCAGGTATGGAAGCAGGGGAACCGGCCAGGGCTTGGCCATGCCCAAGGGATACTTGCGAACGAACCGGGAGTCGGCAATTTGCCAGGACTCGACCGGTTCATCCTCCGGCGTAGTTTCTATCAGGGCGGAAACGTAGTCGTAGTAGCCGTTGGCCTCGTTGACGAAACGCTTGCCGTCCGCACGCACGCCGATGGAACCAGGCTTAGCTCGGTCCATGATGTGGGGGAAGACACCCGTGCGACCGTTGCGGTACGGCACCAGGGAAACAGGGCACCACGCTGCAGGCGACTTCACCTCCGTGTTGAACCGGGCCCCGACGGATTGACCCAACGAGATGCCGTCGCCATCGGCCTCGGCCGGTGCCAAAGTCCAGTGCTCGAGACCAGTGGGCGCCTTGGGAAACAGTTGCTTGCGTCGCTGGATGTCTCGCGGGAATCCACCCGTGGCCAACACCACTCCGCGGGCTGCATGGATGCGCGTTTCGCCTCCGGGTGCTTCGAGAACAGCGCCAGACACTCGTCCATCCTCATCAGTCAATAGGCGGGTCGCCCGGGTGGAGACGCGGATGTCGACTCCCAGCTCGTCGGCAGACATCAAGAGTCGACCGACGAGCGCAGTTCCGTTGACCAGCTGCATATTTCTGCGGTGGGCCACCAAGTCCCACAGATGAGGGGTAAAGCGCCGCGCGGCATGGATTAGGCCGGCGATGCTGCCCTGTGATGCGGCAAGGAACTTGGTGAGATCGGGGCCAGCCATGATGCCCATGCCGAGGAACGAAGTCTCATAGAGCTGGTGGCGCATCTTCGCTCGGACCCAGGAATGAATCTCACGTGCGTTGATGGGCTTGGGACCCACCGAGCGATGGCCGACGCCGGCACCCGGCGTCTTGCCGTAGACGTCCTTGATCTTGGCGCCGGGAGTGAACTGCAGGCTGGTCTTCTGGTCGAAGAATCCCACCATGTGTGGCACGGCCTCGAGGAAGGCCTCCACTTTCTCCTCGTGGTAGTTCGTCCCGAGACTGTGGTGGAGGTAGGTGCGGAAGAGGCTGGGGTCTTCCGTGACGCCGTCTGCGTGAGCGAGGGGGTTTCCGGGAGTCCACGCCCAGCCTCCGGACCAGGCCGTGGCACCGCCACAAACGGAAGCTCGTTCCGCCACGATGACTTTCAACCCGTGGTATGCCGCGGTCACGGCGGCTGAAAGTCCACCAGCGCCGGAGCCAACGACGAGGACATCACAGGTCAAAGTCTCGGTGGCGGCGGTCTGTGATGGTTCGGATGCAACGCTCTTCATGCAGGACTGGCCCTCTTCGGTGTGTTTATTCTTGGTACTGGGAGATGTCGGGGACGAACCGAGTGCATGAACGCCGGGGCTTTGCCGTCCGTTGTTCATGCACTCGGCCATGACTCAATGCAGTTAGTTGTTGTGAGGTCTTGGGTGGGCTCAGCGATGTTCCTGGCTGGCCCATTTGTAAGACCACAGGCCGGAGACCAAGGCCACGAGGCATAGTGCGGCAAGCAGCGCTGCGGCGGCCATCCAGCTGCCAGTACTGGCCAGCAAGGCCGTGGCGATCAATGGGATGAAGCCACCAACGGCACCGGCCAGTGCGTAGGCGAATCCGGCACCGCTGTACCGGATGCGCACATCGAACATGTCGGTGAACCAGGACTGCTGGACGCAGGTCGAGATGTTGTGCCCAAGGTTGATGAGGGCCATGAAGCCCAGAATCATCGGCAACAATTCGCCGCTGTTGAGCGCCATGAAGAATGGTGCTGCTGACAGGGCGGCCAGCAAGGGTCCGACAACGTAGAACCACTTCCGGCCGAACCTGTCTGCGAGGCTTCCCCATAGGCCCAAGAACGGGATGGCCAGAATCATGGCGACCATAGAAGCTGTCAAGACCGTCGACGTCGGGGTGTCGGTGAAGTTCTCCACATACGCCAGGGAGAAAGTGAAGCCCATGTAGAACGTGCTCTGATCCACCATGCGCATGCCGATCACGGCCAGGATCTTCTTCGGGCTGGTGCGGATAGCCTCCGCTAGGGGTGCGCGAGTTTCTTCATGATCACTTTTGGCCTCAGTGAACTCTGTCGACTCAGGCACTCCGGCGCGGATCCACAGGCCGACGAGAGCGAAGAGGATACTGATCACGAATGGGATTCGCCAGCCCCAGTCGAGGAACTGCTCTTCAGTGGTCAACGCAGTCATGAGAGAGAACGCCGCTGTGCCGAGGAGTAGTCCTACGAACGATCCGATCTGCACTCCGGTGGCGAAAAAGTTCCGCTTGTTTGCGGGCGCACTTTCCACTGCCATGAGGGCGGCGCCTCCCCATTCTCCGCCGACCGCAATACCCTGGATTGCCCGGAGTGCCACGAGCAGGATCGGAGCGCCGATCCCGATGGCGGCGTAGGTGGGGAGCAAGCCGATGGCAGTGCTGGCGATCCCCATCATGATGACGGTGATGAACAGCATGGTGCGGCGCCCGTATTTGTCCCCGAAGTGGCCGAAAATGGCCCCGCCCAGAGGCCGGAACACGAAACCAACGGCGAACGAGCCCATAGAAGCCAGAAGTCCGACAACCTCGTTGCCCGAAGGGAAGAACAGGGGGCCGAACACCACGGCCGCTGCCGTGCCGTAGAGGAAGAAGTCGTACCAATCAACGATGGCGCCGACGGTGCTGGCGAGAGCCGCACGGCGGCCAGATTTAGCATCGCTAGCGACTGGGCGTGGATTCGAGCCGACGCCATCGGGAATTACGGTGCCCGAAGCTGGTGAAGTTGACATTGCGGTTCACCGCAACCTTTCTATTGTTCGCTGCGTTTGGCCGGAGACGGGAGGAGTGATTCAATGACTACGTAGTCATTGGGTGGTGCACATCATATGGACGTGCTTCACCGGACGTCAAATGCCTTTCGAACAGGATGAGAACGATGAACAGGAATCTGGGGCTGGCACACTTGTCAGCGCTACATCTGAGCCCACCCGAACTGATCGACGCCGCAGCCGCTGCGGGTTTCACCTCTGTCGGGATACGCGTGCATCCGGCAACGCAGAATGAACGCCCGTACCCCGTGAGTGCCGGCTCTCCCATGTCGAAGAAGACCCTTGGGCGCATGGAAGCCACCGGGCTGACCGTGCGCGACGTCGAAGCGTTCACTCTTGATGGCATCAGAAGCAAAGAACAGTGGATACCGGCGTTGGAATCCGGAGCTGCGCTGGAGGCCGAGATTCTCAACGTGATCTGTGGCGATCCCGATTCAGGCCGACTCAAGGACGCGTTGTCAGCGCTGGTCGAGGATGCCAAGGCGTACAAGATTCGCCCATCGGTTGAACCGATTTCGTATCAAGCACTCGACTCCGTCACCGCGGCGGGAGCGTTGGTCGAGCAGACCGGGTGCGGAATCATGCTTGATGTCCTGCATTTTGTCCGCGCAGGCGGACGCGTTGCAGAGTTGAGAGACCTGCCGCCAAACGCGGTTGCCGTCATCCAGTTGTGTGATGGCCCGGCTTCGACTCCGAGCCTCCCGACACCGGATCTCATGCCGCTTGGGCAGGACGTGAACGGGTCGGCGAGGCAGATCGAATCACGGGCAAAGAGGCTGGCTCCGGGTCGCGGGGATTTCCCTCTGACGGAGATCTTGCGGGCCCTTCCGGACGCCCCCATCAGCGTCGAGGTTCCTGATGTCTGGTCTGCCGACGCGGAAGGCACTGACGTCCATCTACGCCGAATCTACACCGCGGCCGAAAGCCTGCTCGATTCTCTCCACATGACCGAAACGGAGCCCACATCATGAGTGAACCATCCTCAGCCACCATCCCGAACACGGCGGCACGAGACTCGCAGCAGACTCGCATCGCCAATGACCAGATCTACTGGCCGGACCGATTTCAAGGCCAGGTATTCCTCGTGACCGGCGCGGCAGGCGGACTCGGCTCGAATGCCGCAGATCGGCTCGCGCGGGAAGGCGCTCATGTCGTCTGTACAGATGTCACTGCTTCCGGCCAAGGCGACGGCGGCAGTCCAGCGGATTGCGTGGCGCTGGATGTCACGCACCGACCGGATTGGGACCGCATTGTCAAGGCTGTGCTCGACCGGTACGGCCGGCTCGACGGCGCGCTCTTCGCCCACGGAATCCAGGGGCCCGAAGTAGCGGTGACGGAAATGCCCTCGGATGGCTGGGCCAAAACCCTGGGCGTCAACCTCGATGGTTGTCTGCATGGTTTGGCGAGCGTCCTTCCGGTGCTTACCGGCCGGGGATACGGACGGGTGGCCATCCTCTCCTCCATTTCAGCGCGGGAAGGGAACCCGTACCAGGCCGCCTATTCGGCGTCCAAGGCCGGGCTCGTGGCATTGGTCAAGACGGCCGCGAAGGAAGTTGCCCCGATGGGAGTGACCGTGAATTCCATCGCCCCGTCCATGATGAAGACCAGGCTCCTCCAGGACCTCAGCCCAGAACGTAACGCCCAGCTGTTGGCGAAGGTGCCGATGGGACGGATCGGGCTGCCCGAGGAGTTCTCTGCCCTAGCTGCATGGTTGCTCTCCCAGGAAGCGAGCTACATGACTGGTCAGACTCTGGACCTCAGTGGAGGCCGCAACACCGCCTGAGGCGGCGGAGCAGTCGTCCCCCGTACTTCCAGCCGGACAGGATGTATGGCCTTGCTGGGCTGGTTCGGAAGGCCGCCGTCGATCCTTCGAATCAAACGATCGACTGCGTCTTTCGCCATGTCCGCAATCGGCTGGTGGACGGTTGTCAGATTGATGAAGCTCCAGCGGGCGGGCGGAGAATCGTCCACCCCGACGATCGACAAGTCATCCGGAACCCGTAGGCCCAATTGGGACGCTGCGTCCAAGGCGGCTAGTGCGAAGACGTCATTGACGCAGAACAATGCGGTCGGCCGGCCCTCTTGGTCCAACAATCGCCGGGCGACCCGAACGCCGTCTTCATGCGTCAAGCGAATACGCTGGAGCCAATCCTGCCGTACTGGGATATTCAAGCGCCCCATCGCTTCTCTGGCGCCATCCTCTCGGTCACGTCCGTTGGAGCGGTCCCGGAGGGTGGAGATCACCCCGATCTCCGTATGCCCCAAATCCTGCAAGTGGGAGATCGCCTGCTCTCCTGCACTGATGTCGTCGGCGAGAACCGCTTCGACATCTACGCTGACGTCGTCACGGCTGAGCAAGACGACCGGGGTCTGTCGATCGAGAACTCTGCTGAGCGCCGTGGACTTGTCCCGAGCAGACAAGAGGATCATGCCGTCCACAGTGGTTTTGCCCAACGTATCGACCGCTTGAGGGTCTGGAGAAGCGTCCGGATCTCGGATCAGGATCATCCGGTATCCATGCTGGAGCAGTCGGCTCTGCAGCGATTCCATGATGATCGGGTAAACGGCACTAGCAAGGTCAGCCACCACGATGCCTACGGCGTGCGTTCGTCGAGTGACCATCATGCGGGCCGCTTCGTTCGGGACGTAACCTAGTTCGCGAGCCGCAGACAATACTCGCTCCTTGGTCGCCAGGGCGACTGCTGGGTCGCCGCGCAAGGCACGCGAAACAGTCGACTGGGACAGACCCACAAGTTGAGCCACGTCTACGCTGGTCACCATTGGATCATCTTAAGAGATCGGGGGAAAACGCAGGTACCGCCACTGAATAGGGGGTCCAGGCTGGCTTTGTAGGCGGCCAGCTCTCTCTGCTGGGCCCGACTGAGGATCCGGGAGTCCAACAGGCGGTGGTACGGGGTTTTCGGAGTGTCGTAGACGCGCTTGCAGCGCCCGGAGGGGTCGGAGGGGTCGGAAGACCAGCCGATCGGCTTCTTCGTGGGCATGTAGAAGTTCAGCCGGTCATTGACCGACGGCCAGAGCTCGTTCAGGACCGTCAGTTCGGTCGGGGTGTCATATCGGTCAGGTTCACCGATCGGACGAACTCGCCCTTCAGGCACGGCCCGCAGTGGGCGGCGGTGTCAGCCTCAAAGAAGCCGGGCTCAGCTTCGACCTCGTCACCGGCCTTGCGGATCGTGATCGAGTTCCGTAGCAGGGCCCTGGCTACCACCGTCCACTCAGGACCCGGCGTGGCCTCTCCTGGCGTGCTCATGCCGGCCGTGCGCGGCCACATACCAGACCGCCGCCACCAGCACGAACCCGGCCAGCACCAGATACATCACCCCGAAACCGGCCGCGGTGACGAGCCCGCCCAGGGCGACGGGCCCCAGCCCCAGGCCGACGTCCGCGAACAGCAGCAGCGTGGAGACGCCCGAGCCATACTGGTGCGGCTCGACCCGGGACACCGCGATGGCCTGCGCCGCCGGCATGAGGGTCCCGTACCCCAGGCCCGTCAGCGCACCGGCCACCACCACGTGCCAGTCCCGACTGGAGACCGCCAACAGCACGAGCGCCAGCGCGAAGAACACCAGCCCGAAGGCCACCACGGGGTTGTCCCCCCGGCGATCCTGGAGCGTGCCGAGGGTCAGGCGCATGAGCAGCATCGCGACCGCGTAGGCCACGAAGAACAGCCCGGCCCCGGTGGCGAGGTCGCGCTGTTCCGCCAGCGCGTTGAGGAAGGTCATGACGCCGCCGTAGCAGAGGCCGATGACCACCATGAAGATCCCGATCGGCACCACGGCCGGGTGCACGATGGCCGACCACGAGATCCGCGGTTGCAAAGCGGCCTGTGCTTCGGGGCCGGACTCGGGGCTGGACTCGGGGCTGGACGTGGGACTGTCCGCGGGGCTGGCCGCGGGGCTCTTGAGGAAGAGCGCAAGGACCAGACCGACCACGGTCGAGCCGAACGCCACGGCGAACAGCACCGCGTAGTCGAATCCGCCGGCCACCCACAGGCCCATGGCCGGGCCGACCGCCGTGGCCAGGGTGGTGCCCAGAGCCAGGTAGCCGGTCCCCTCGCCGCGGCGGGTGGGCGGAATGGCGGCCTGCGCCAGGGCCATGACCGCTGTGCTGGCGAAGGCGTAGGTGAACCCATGCAGGATGCGCACGCCGATCAGCAGGGCCAGGGATCCGGCGGCGAAGTACAGCGCGCAGGAGACCGCCGCCAGCACGAGGGCGACGAGCATGGTGCGCCGGCGTCCGAACCGGTCCACCACGTAGCCGGTGGACAGCCGCGCGACGGTGGCCCCGATGACGAAGGCGCTGGAAGCCAGCCCACCGGCGGCGTCCGAGGCCGCGAACTCGCGGACGGCGTAGAGCGCCAACGTGGTGACGAGGAAGTAGAACGTCAGGAACTGGGAGAAGTTGACGAGCCACGCCAGGGTGAAGGTTCGGGTCAGCAGTCGGTGGTTTTGCATCATGCACATCGTACTCCTGTTTTGTATGATGCAAATGTCGGGGCAGGGCTCCTCACCCGTCGCCCCACCGTCCCGACCGTTACCTCCCCTCCCGCACCCCGCCTGTCACAGCCCACCGACGCGGCGCGACCGCCGCACCCGCAGACCCCGAAGGAGCCGCCACCATGGCCCGCAGCACCCACGACGAGCTGGCCTACGAGCAGATGCTGCTGACCCGGGCCGCACTGCAGGGAACACCGGCGAAGAACCGTGAGTGGGTGCTGGACCGCAGCGCCGCGGTCCTGATCGCCCGGCTTGAGGCCTCGGGGCCGCTGTCCGTGGGCGAGCTGGCCGAGGCCTTCGGCCTGGACGTCTCCACGGTGCACCGCCAGGTGGCCGCCGCGCTGAGGACCGGGCTGGTGGAGAGGATTCCGGACCCCGACGGCGGCCCCGCGCGCAAGCACCGCCCCACCGCCGAGGGCTCCCGCCGCTTCGGCGAAGAGATGGCCGCACGTGCAGCGTCCTTCCGCACCGTGACCGCGGATTGGACTCCGGAGGAGGTCGACACGTTCGTGGCCCTGATGCGCAGCTTCAACGAGGGCATCGAAGCCCTGCGGGGCCAGCCCTGGCCCCGCTCCTGACCACCCCACTCCTACGATGACGCGGCGGTCCACGGTGGCGCGGCGGTCAGAGACCCACGGTCAGGCGCGGGTGCGGGGCTCACTGCGGCGCTGCATGGCGCGGGCCGCGGGCTCGTGGCCCAGCCGGCGCGTGATGGCACGGGCCGCGAACTGCAGCTGCGGGATGGAGACGGCCAGGTGCTCCTCGCCCCGGGGCACGATCAGGGAGAGCGTGGCCACGGCGTGCTGGTCCTCCACGAAGATCGGCACGGAGATCCCACTGGACTCCGGCACGATGATCCCGGCCATGGAGACGTAGCCATTGCGCCGGATGTCCGCGAGGATGCCGCGCAACTGTTCCGGCTCGGTCACCGTGTCTGGGGTGAGCTTGTCCAGCCGCCGGTGCAGGAACCGCTCCTGCTCCTCCTCCGGCGCATAAGCCATGAACACGAGTCCGGCGGAGCAGCCGTGGACGGGCAGGCGGCCGGCGATCCGGGTGATGTTGATCGTGGCATCGTCCGCGGCCAGTCGCTCCAGGTACAGCACGTCCGTGCCCTCCAGCACGCCGAGCGAGACGTGGTTGCCGGTGTGGTTGAGTAGGTCCTCCATGGGCGGCAGGGCTGCCTCCCGCAAGGAGGAGGCTCGCGAGCCGCGGGAGGCCATCTCCCACATCCGGTGCCCGTGGCGCAGCCGGCCGGAGCCGTCCCGGACGAGCAGCCCCTCGACCTCCAGCTCGGCCACCAGCCGGTGCACCGTGGAGACCGGCAGCCCGACG of Citricoccus sp. K5 contains these proteins:
- a CDS encoding IclR family transcriptional regulator, encoding MANSPSGESVIHRVVRILSAFGDEAPALHLRELARIVGLPVSTVHRLVAELEVEGLLVRDGSGRLRHGHRMWEMASRGSRASSLREAALPPMEDLLNHTGNHVSLGVLEGTDVLYLERLAADDATINITRIAGRLPVHGCSAGLVFMAYAPEEEQERFLHRRLDKLTPDTVTEPEQLRGILADIRRNGYVSMAGIIVPESSGISVPIFVEDQHAVATLSLIVPRGEEHLAVSIPQLQFAARAITRRLGHEPAARAMQRRSEPRTRA